The Cynocephalus volans isolate mCynVol1 chromosome 12, mCynVol1.pri, whole genome shotgun sequence sequence AGACCAATGGGTCCCCACCTGTCCTTCTGTCCTCTCCACATATATGTACTGCCTTGCCTTCTCCTGACCCAACAGCTTTCCTGGGGGATGTCTTTGAATAACCCGAACACTGCCAGTCCTAGGACCAGGACAGCCCCTGAGAGGAGGGGGATATGAGAAAGGCCCCTCTAAGTATCCGGACCTTAGTGGAGCCTGAACTCGGTTCTTGTCTGTATATGTTTATTGAGCCTTGTATGGGCCAGATACTGAGCCAAGGGCTAGAGTTatagacatggtccctgcccacataggagagaggagAAGACCCCCAGGAGTCCCCCCCCGCCTGGCTGACATATCAGTGTGTGTCAGGCCAGCCAACCCTGCAGTCCCATATGTAGGAGCCCCCGTCTGCCAGGGTGGAcggtggacacacacacacacacacacacacacacagcagctgGGCCAGACATTAGTGCGGTGACAGGGAGTGGGCTGGGGGCGGGCCTGGCTGGGGATGCAGAGATGAGCAGGAGCTGGTCTGAGAGGCTGGCTGGGGCaagtgtgtgttttcattttaggGCCATCAGAATAGGACTCCAGAATCACAGGGGAGGCCATGAGGTCCCAAGGACACATCCACCAGCCTCCTCCATGGAGCTGCTCCCTTGGCTGCTGCTCAGGAACAATAACAGGCTGCTGTTCTCCTGTCAGCGCCGACCCTGCTGGGTGGTGCTCAGTACCCACGTACCCCTGGGAAGTGGCTATTGTATTATCATCATTCAATGTTACAAATGAGGAGACAGAGGTCAGGAGAGGCAGGGTCAGTACTGAAACCCAGGTCTGTGGGATTCCAGATGCCCCAGCAGGGTGTCCTCTGTGTGGTCTGTGTTCTGCACATCCAGGGCCTTGTCATGGGTTTCTGGGCCTCTGTTCACAGGGACTGAGTTTGGAAAACTCAGGAGctgggatgagggtgggggagcTTGGATGTTAGAGGAGAGGTTGACTTTGGCAGGCCCAGGCAGAGCGGCTCCTTGAGGCTCCTCTCCCTCTGATCAGCATGAAAGGCtttgtgggggaggagggaaggctgCTGTCAGGAGCTGTTAGAGGATTAGGGAGAAATGGCTTGGCTTAGGAGGGGGAATTGATGGGATGCTAGTTGTGTTGGAGATGGCCAGGGATTGGAGGCATGGGTCTTCTCCAAGGGCAGAAGCTCCCTCTGCTGGAAAACGTTGTGACCTGGGGCCCAGGCATTAGTGGCCATTCAGCCTCCTACCCCAGATCTACCCCAGCTGGATGGACCGAAGGGGcagagagaaccacagagggcTAGTTCCCTGGTCTTGAAGTTGTCGCAGTCACCCCTGAGCAAGTGGAGGGGAGAGGTTCGAGGAATTAGAGGAAACTGGCTGTGGGCAGAGGCCACGTGCTACAGAGGAACAGGCTCTGGAGTCTCACAGACGTGAGCTCCAAGTACCACTTTGCCACTTCCAAGTTGGTGACATTGGGCAAGCTGCTTAACCTTCACAGCTTCTGTTTCCTCGACTGTGCAATAGGAAGGTTGTGACTATTAAACAAGAAAATGGTACTAATAAGACCAGGTACGGTGCTAAGTGctgcattgtctcatttaatcctcacaacagcccgaCAACGAACACGTTATTCTTTCCTGCATCCTAGCATGAGAGCTGGGAGACACAGAAAGGTGAAGGCCCAAGGTCACAGGCCTACTCCCAGGCCGAAGCATTTCACCACCATGCCATTCCAAGACCGTAGAGGTAGGTTCCATCCCTGCCTGGGATGCCCAGTGCCAAAACTGGTGTTGTGTGCTGTGATTTCAGCAGTGGATGGCAAAGAAAGAACTCTGGCTCCACCCTGGAGGCCCAGAACTAGCTCAGTCAGACTCAATCTCCAGGGCCCTTTCCTGATGTCCATATCATCTAATGGATCCAGTATCCCTGTTTTCTTCATTTACCAGCTGTGAAAGCTGAGGCAGGAGAAACTGAGGTGCCTTATTCTAGATCACACAGGTGGGAAATAGCAAAGTCAGCTTTGAGCCCAGTCCAGTCCACCATGGTTGCCTTCAGAGCCCTCTGGGAAACATCACACACCGCCAACCCTGTTAGTCATTTCACCTCAGTGTGCGTATGTGTGCGTGTTTGCGTGGTGTGTATCTTTCCCCATTCAAAGAGTGggtttatgtttaaattttccaaaatttggtAATATGtgattaaaaagtgaaaacactGTGCAGAATTCCAGATAATTCATGTAGATCCTCTGCCCTCGAGGAGATGGAGCATAAGTCCTCACTCCTTTAGTGTGGGTTTCatatagtgacttccttccaaagagtacagcaTAGAAATGGGGGAAAAAGAATAACCTTCCAGTGGGGAaaactgacaaacactacctGAGCCAGGTGATAAAGGCCAGTCCCAACAGTGATAAGTCCTGTCGAGAGTGTGTGCCCTTGACATGACATGATGAAACTTTACTTCcgtctgtggtcttcctccccaaaacccataaTCACAgtctaattttaagaaaaacatcagacTAATCCCAATCAAGGGACATtcacaaaatacctgaccagtactacTCAGAACTGTCAAGATCACcagaaacaaggaaagtctgaggaaCTGTCAGTCGAGAGGAGTCTAAGGACAggtgatgactaaatgtaatgtggtgtccTGGGTAAGATCCTGGAACAGAGCAGGGCTAGTAGGTAAAagctaaggaaatctgaataaagtatggacttcagttaataatagtaATGTGTTAGAATTCGTTAATTAATTATAACAGCTGTACTATACTCACATTAATAATACGGGAAACCAGGTGTCGGGTATGCAGGAACTCTGTGTACTATCttcacaacttttctgtaaattaaaaactgttctgaaaatacagtttattttttcaaaaagtcaaaagtTTCAAAAGGATATTTAGTGAAGTTTCCCTCCCGCCCTGGGTAAGCTGTTCAGTCCTCTTCCAGAGAAAGCCACTGTGTTTCTCTCCAGGGATGCTGCAGTGAGGCAGTGTGGTTTACTGTTAAGAGCCTGGAGGCCACAGCTGGGTCTCAATCCTGACCCCCGCCAGTTTCTCACTGTGGGACCTGGGCAATTCCTGAACTCCTCTGTGCCTCGAGTCCTCAAAGATAAAATCCTCAGGATTATCAGAAGGGTTCAGTGTGTTAATGTTATGTATATAGTGAGCACTTGATGAGTGGTTCTTATAATTATTATGAATatacaagcaaacaaaacttGTAAATAAGGCCCCCCAAAAGTTACCAAGTGTACTTTCAGAGATATTTTAGATCATCAGCTAATAACCCCACCTATGGGTCATCTAGGGGAAGGTAACTTTGTTTGACATATTATTTACCACTGATTAGAGCCAAGACTCTATAAAGTAAGAAGTTAACCTGTAGAAGATTGAtaaatagtaaattatttttgtctggtagaaaaaacaaaaaattatgatttgAATGCCAGGTAGGAATTAACTTTTTTATGTCTAATTTTGTAATCttatttcagaattctttttttcgCTGATGGTTTTTCAATAACcgtttttcttcctttgataaaGCCTGCTGGTTCACTCACTTAAGTCTTTAAACAAATCTTGGTACGACTACGCTATATATTTGTATTAGTCATGCTCACCTTTGTGAAAATTTTACTTTGACAAATTGTAGCATGCCACACATGCTGTTCCATTCAATACATCTTGAAGATAGTTTTATATCGGAATACAAACAGCTTCCTTACTCTTGGTTTACCGCTGTATAGAATACACTATATGGGTATACAGTAATTACACCCATAATCAATTTAGCCATTCCCCGATTGATAgacacttaagttgtttccacTCTTTTACTATTGCAAACAATGCCGTGATGAATAACCTGTACGTAGGTTGGGAGCAGATTCACTTAGGCAGAAGTGGATGGGAAGGTAGAAGGGGTTCTAGAGGGGACAGGAGCCTAGGGAGGGGCCTGATTTCCTGCTCCCAGCCTGACCTAGTCCAGCTTCCCTTGCTTCTGTGTCCATCTCGCCTCTTCCTGCCTCCTTTCCATCCTGAGCTCCTGGTATCGCCAGAGAGGAAGGGCCAGGCTTTGATGCCCTGTAGGCCTGGGCTTTGGCTTGTACTGGCTGAAGGAAAAGGGTGACCTGGAAAGGCGGATCTTGGGGACTCGGGGCCTGGGGCTGGTACCATCCCTGGGCTGTAGCCATCGAGGGCATATGCTCAATGTGCCCTGAGGGCTCTGGTAGGGGACAAAGCCCCGGGGGCCAGGGACTACCTGGGGGGACTCAGAGACCAGGGGAGGGGGCGGGACAGTACCTAGCAGCTCTGGCACAGACTTGCTGCGGGTGCCCAGTGCAGGTGGGCGGTCAGGACACAGAGTGTGGCAAGCAGTGGTGAGGAAGGGACTGGCCAGGCTGGTTGTAATGGTCACAAAGTGGTCCAGGACACCCCCCTCCTGAGGAGACTGGACAAAGGGGAAGCTCAAGGTGGCCTGCAGCCGCTCCAAGAGGGATGGGGTAGTCTGGGCCTTTGCCTGGGCCACGAGCTGGGGCAAGGCTGGCCACTCGGGCTGGTAATGCTGGCTGAGCTGCTCCACTTGGGGCCTCCGCAGCAGCTGCCGGATCCTCAGCACTGTGTCGAAGCTGTCAGTCAGCAGGGCCCACTCCAGAGCCGTCTTGCCCCGAACGGGATCCACCGCTGTCAGGTCAGCACCTGGGAGGGAGCACAGGGGTGACTTGGGGTGGGATAGGGATTGGTGATTTGTGGAAGGGCAGATTCTTTAGAAGGAGGACTGATGTAGGTTAGATTCAAACCCATAGAGTCCCATCCATTTAAAGCTAGAATCTGGGAGTCCGGTATTGAAACCTCCTGTTTAAGCAAGATGAAGGTATTTAAGTCCAGAGAGGGCAAAAGACTGCAGAGAGACCTACTGTAGGTCTCCAACCTGGAGCAAAATAGGGACTTCCTGAATTCAAGGAGCTGACCAGCGGAGTGGTGTGCAGGTTGCCCAGGACAGGCGGAGGCTGGAGCTGCACCCTCTGGGGTGAAATGGGGGGTGTTCTGCTGGTTCCTCTCCTGGTTCTTCTCTTCACCACCACACCCCTCtcattggggggtgggggaggtgccGTCACTCTGAGATAAAGGGAGGAGTGTGGGGCTCTCTCCCTTCTCACCCAAACCCAGcccagtggggtgggggaagggaaaagcTAGAGGCTGGGGTTCCCCAGGGTTACCAGCAGAGGGCAGTGCCACTTCAGGGAATCATAAGGGTCCACAACTGCACAAACAGCAGGGACTTCACCCCCACATGGCCACAAGCCTCAATTACACATCACTGCGTCCCCTGAAAGCCTGATCCTCCATTTCtacctctctcctctctgcaaCTAAATGATGGCAACTTAATGTCTGATGGGGAGATCTGAAGGAGAGACTTCAAGCCACACACGCGGGTCCAGGCCCCATGCACCTGCCATGAGGAGGGCGGCCACACATTCAGTGCGGTTCCGCACGGCAGCCTTCATCAACGCTGTGAGCCCCCGCTGGTCCCGGCGCTCCAGGTCCAGGCCTGCGTAGTAGTTGAGCAGGAGGCTCACCAGAGTCACGTGGCCTGCAGGGCACCAAGGGCAGAGCTTGGCTCCCCAGTTAAGGGGATGAAAGCACCAAACCAACCCTCCACCCTCCACTGCAGAGCTTGGCATGGGAAAACACTGTGCAACGCATGTAGGACTGTGGCCCTGTCTGCACCGGCGTCGGGGTGGGGGGTTCGGCGGCCTCGCACCTGCTTGGGCAGCCAGCATGAGAGCCGTGTCCCCACCTTTGTCCTGCTGGTTCACATCAAGGAAAGGACAGCGGCTGAGCAGGACCACAACATTCCCGAAGCCGTGGTAGCATGCAACCATTAGGCCtgtctgggggtggggacagcTCAGCCCCTGCTTCCTCCAGGGTCTCCCTGAGGCCCCCTGGGCCCCTGAAACCCACATTTGTCCCACAGCCTGCCCCAACCCCTGCCAAGACCCACcctcacccactcacccacccctCGCCCCCACCCACTTCTGCCTCCTAAGGACCCAGACAGTGGGTATTGACCCTGAATCTCTCTCAGGAAGTCAGACCAGGATGGTGTGGTGGGGATACACAGTGGCCCCAGCTGTCCTGGGAAGCACCCAGGGCATCTCACCCTCCCATTGCTGTCCACCTGGGTGGCCTCCTCTGGGGAGACCCCACCATCCAGTATGGCTTGGAGCTGGGCAGGGTTATTGTAGACACAGGCCCAGTACAGGGTCCCCAGCCTGCAGCCTAGAGCAGGGGTCTCACTGCCAGGGCAAGGCAGTGCCTCAGACATGGCCAGTTCTCCCCTGCACAGTGATAGTTCTTCCTCTTCCAGTCCAGGGCAAGAAGGCGAGCCCCTCCTCCTCATGCAGCTGGCATCTACAACACAGAACGGAGAGAAGCAGTGTCCcctgggatgggagtgggggagCAGTGGCAAATCACCCAACCCTTGCCCCAGAGAAAGCTTTTGTCCTGGCAGGTGTCTCACCCCATCCATATGAGAGAGGACAAATGGTGTGCCAGGATCCCTGAGCCAGTGGGACGCTTCATTCTAACTCAGCACCACAGTCGGTTTTTCTTATCCACCGGATCTTACCTGGGTTCGGCGGGTCTCTATGAGGTAGTCATCACTGGGGCCCAGGCTGCGGCCCATAGCATCCGCTAGACTCCTCAGAGCACACTCATCTAGTCTCTGCAGTGGCCCGTGGTGGACTTGCCCTCCCCTGCAAGCACTGCAGGTAACAGATGGTGGCCAACACCTCGGGGCTAAGCTGGATCAAGCCGGGTTAGGAAGGGATTGGGGGCCGAGAGGGGCAGGTGCTCTGAGCTGGGTGGCTCCTCCCTGCCGGGGACGGGCTCCGAAAGACTCTCTGACCCCAAATGCTCCCACCTTCAGCCTTCTTGGGAGACCAGCTGCACTCTGAAACAGCCTTCGCAGATGGGAGAGCTACAGGGTCCCACAACCCAGCTCTGAAAGCCTGAAGTTCCCTCCAGCTTTGGTGGAGCGGGGCTTGGTGAGGGGGACGGGGTGGGAGAGGTtgtgaggggagaggggctcCAGGGGTCACCTAGACCTATTTTTTGAGGTTCTGGGCAAATCAAAACATAAAGAATTGTCCaattagaaatacagaaattatgATAAGTTTAATGGACTAGTTTTGGTGtggtaaattaaataataaatatttaaattaaattatttattaatttaataaattattgttaaattattctttaaatgaaattaattttttttttttaaagatgaccggtaaggggatcttaacccttgacttggtgttgtcagcaccgcactcacccaatgagctaaccagccataccctatatgggatccgaacccggggccttggtgttatcagcaccgcactctcccgagtgagccacgggccggccctaaatgaaattaatattaaatattaaattcagTGGATTGGTTTTGGACCATAGATGTAGAAAACTGAGCCAGTCATAGGCCTCCATTTGTATTATCAGACTGTACAAGCCCTCactcttattttacttcatttagtttctctttcaCCCCTGATCCCCACACCCCATTCTCCTTCTCCATTTATCGGTTGGCAATAATATATCCTTGAAAATGTACATTTCATTGACAAAGGTAGTGTTGCTTTCTGTATGTGCTTTTAACTAACATGTTATGAATTATGGCTACAAAGTtaattccagttttctttcttcactctGTTTTCACTGTGTTTTTAAGATCTATCCTTGTTACTTTATGTGCAGTGCATGAGTTAGAAGTGCATTTGGTTGTAAGTAACCAAAAGCTGACCTCAGTCGTGTGATGTCTGTAATAGACTGGCTGCTCAACATCAGTCCAAAACTTCTTTTAGCGTTTCTTCTGAACTGCAGAACTGGAAAGCTAAAACACTTTCCAGATTCCCTTCAGCTAGGAATCTGTGGTTTTGGTTCTGCTCTTGTGCAAGATATAAATTTGGAACCAAGCTACATGGCATGGGACATCCGTTTTGCTGTCACATATCATAACAGCAGCAGTGGGGCTCTTGTGAGCAGCTTCCTGATTCATCAGTTTCCTGTAGTAGTGACTGCTGTTTTCTCAACCACAGGCAGAAGTCATGCAACTCCCAAAGCTCGACCTAGAGCCTGCTTCTCTGTCCTTTTCAGTTTAAACTAGCCAGATATATTCTGGTGTCTGCTATTGAACTCTGATGCACAAAAACTTAAACAAATAGGGATTTATGTTTCACACATGTAAATAACTCAGGGATAGGAAGCTGTTGGATGATGTCAGAACCTCCTCTGGGATTCTCTTGACTTTTCCTCCTAGTCACAAGATGGCTGTGATACATCTAGCCATCACAGTAGAATGTGGTAGATGCAcactgtatgagtccatttctgttgcctataacaacaGAACCTGGgcgatttataaaggaaatggcatttatttcttacagtttggagactgggaagtccaaggtccagggaacacatctggtgagggcctttttcaaCACATGGCaacagagcaagagagagctaacctgctcacttgttctccttgtGAAActatcagaaccacacccgttactccatgaatggatcaatccattcacaagggcacagtccttacaatctaatcacttcttaagggccccacctttcaaatatgataattggatttcccaccctcttaacactgttacaatggagattaagtttccaatacatgaacttggGGAGACTCTTTAAACCCATAGTACACACTGTGGAATTCTCTGCAGCAGTTAGAAGAAATCTACTAGATTATACGTCAGATATTTCTGATTAGCTGACCCAATCACTATCAATAACTCCCTGTCTCTATAGTCACCTTTTAGTTAGGTGTGATCATGTAACTT is a genomic window containing:
- the ANKRD33 gene encoding photoreceptor ankyrin repeat protein codes for the protein MSEALPCPGSETPALGCRLGTLYWACVYNNPAQLQAILDGGVSPEEATQVDSNGRTGLMVACYHGFGNVVVLLSRCPFLDVNQQDKGGDTALMLAAQAGHVTLVSLLLNYYAGLDLERRDQRGLTALMKAAVRNRTECVAALLMAGADLTAVDPVRGKTALEWALLTDSFDTVLRIRQLLRRPQVEQLSQHYQPEWPALPQLVAQAKAQTTPSLLERLQATLSFPFVQSPQEGGVLDHFVTITTSLASPFLTTACHTLCPDRPPALGTRSKSVPELLGTVPPPPLVSESPQVVPGPRGFVPYQSPQGTLSICPRWLQPRDGTSPRPRVPKIRLSRSPFSFSQYKPKPRPTGHQSLALPLWRYQELRMERRQEEARWTQKQGKLD